A genome region from Megalobrama amblycephala isolate DHTTF-2021 linkage group LG18, ASM1881202v1, whole genome shotgun sequence includes the following:
- the pacs1a gene encoding phosphofurin acidic cluster sorting protein 1a isoform X1 produces the protein MSERGGLQQRAGAPSPHLQHLKTVTISSGRPVQMNLFATWEIDSSSPSCVPRLLSLTLKKLVILKELDRDLTSVVIAVKLQGSKRILRSNEIMLSSAGLTETDLQLTFSLQYPHFLKRDANKLQIMLQRRKRYKNRTILGYKTLALGMINMAEVMQHPTEGAQVLGLHTTVKDTPVPVAEIRVYSLSSQPIDPEGPKSKLSDRSPDFDNYSEEEEESYSSEQDGSDDPLQGQYLYDDEDELRKKKPRRKLPSTASITRANVSDQPNIKQKLMALVKWFKVSDEVGFGLDHVSREQIRDVEEDLDELYDSLEMYNPSDSGPDMEETDSIISTPKPKLRPYFEGMSQSSSQTEFGSLNSRCSHSKDKLNPRGEQTVSGKIQRSPSAQMDDAFSEMDTLELNEVEVIADGTPSITLSVAERPRTPQRSNSTNMPSPRLDGSHTPKQRRGTPMKERQLSKPLSERTNSSDSERSPELSLTPQMPRKIVYDQLNQILLSDSTLPDSLILVNGSDWQGHYVAELLQAQKLPVVCTCSGSEIQAVLSALLTRIQKFCNCNSIMPKPVKVVAIGGQSYLGAVLRFFVSQLANKMSDWLSHMKFLVVPLGSHPVAKHLGSLDNRYSSSFLDSSWREFFSRPEPPQTASSSADFVDVAGRILQYINGSAVTHQLPIAEAMLTCKHKTQEEDSYQSFVPFVGVVKVGLVEPSPGSSGGDCEEGLALSLAVPSTSPPAHGSPTGMMKDSATPPPSPSLSGGLAALGSPSMDAIGLQVDYWVSSGVEKRKDGERRDNKITLKCAFRSLQVSRLPGSGSIELQTGSNTMSMTVVTKEKNKKVPTIFLGKKPKERDTESKSQIIEGITRLICSAKNQQTSLRVSVDGMEWNDVKFFQLASQWPTHVKYFPVGLFGYNKPSS, from the exons ATGTCGGAGCGTGGAGGGCTTCAGCAGCGAGCGGGAGCTCCGTCTCCCCACCTGCAGCATCTCAAGACGGTCACGATTTCTTCGGGTCGCCCGGTTCAGATGAACCTGTTCGCGACATGGGAGATTGACAGCTCCTCTCCCAGCTGTGTGCCCAG ACTTCTCAGTCTAACTCTTAAAAAATTAGTGATTTTGAAGGAGCTGGACAGGGATCTCACATCGGTGGTCATCGCAGTTAAActtcag GGCTCAAAACGCATTTTGCGGTCAAATGAAATCATGCTATCCTCTGCTGGCCTTACAGAGACTGATCTTCAGCTGACCTTCTCTcttcag TACCCACACTTTTTGAAGAGAGATGCCAACAAGCTTCAGATTATGCTCCAGAGACGCAAGAGGTACAAGAATCGCACTATACTGGGCTACAAGACCCTTGCACTAGGAATGATAAATATGGCTGAG GTGATGCAGCACCCTACAGAAGGTGCTCAGGTGTTGGGCTTGCACACAACGGTGAAGGACACACCGGTGCCCGTTGCTGAGATCAGGGTCTATTCTCTCTCCAGTCAGCCCATCGACCCAGAGGGACCAAAGTCCAAGCTATCCG ATCGTTCACCAGACTTTGATAATTACtctgaggaggaagaggaaagcTATTCATCAGAGCAGGATGGCAGTGATGATCCTCTACAGGGGCAG TACCTCTATGACGACGAGGATGAACTGAGGAAAAAGAAACCTCGTCGTAAGCTCCCTTCCACAGCATCCATCACCAGAGCTAACGTAAGTGAC CAACCCAACATCAAACAGAAGCTTATGGCATTGGTGAAATGGTTTAAAGTGTCTGATGAG GTGGGGTTCGGTTTGGATCATGTGTCCCGAGAGCAGATCCGGGATGTGGAAGAGGACCTGGATGAGCTCTATGACAGTCTTGAAATGTACAACCCCAGTGACAGCGGCCCAGACATGGAGGAGACGGACAGTATTATCAGCACCCCCAAACCCAAACTCCG gCCATATTTTGAAGGCATGTCACAGTCCAGCTCTCAGACGGAGTTTGGTAGCTTGAATAGTAGATGCAGCCACAGCAAAGACAAGCTGAATCCT AGGGGCGAGCAGACTGTATCTGGTAAAATCCAGCGTTCCCCCAGTGCGCAGATGGATGATGCTTTCTCAGAAATGGACACACTG GAACTCAATGAAGTGGAGGTGATAGCCGACGGGACCCCTAGCATCACTTTATCAGTGGCGGAGAGGCCCCGGACCCCACAGAGGAGCAATAGCACTAACATGCCATCTCCCAG GCTGGATGGCAGTCATACCCCCAAACAGAGGCGAGGGACCCCTATGAAAGAGAGACAGCTGTCCAAACCGCTCAGCGAACGCACCAACAGCTCAGACAGTGAGAGATCTCCCGAGCTCAGCCTCACCCCTCAG ATGCCAAGGAAGATAGTATACGACCAGCTCAACCAGATTCTGCTGTCTGACAGCACCCTTCCTGACAGCCTTATCTTGGTGAACGGCAGCGATTGGCAAGGACAC TATGTGGCTGAGCTGCTGCAGGCCCAGAAGCTGCCAGTGGTGTGCACCTGTTCAGGATCAGAAATCCAGGCCGTCCTTTCTGCCCTGCTCACACGCATACAGAAATT CTGCAACTGTAACTCCATCATGCCCAAACCGGTGAAGGTTGTGGCGATTGGAGGTCAGAGCTACTTAGGAGCCGTTTTGAGATTCTTTGTCTCTCAGCTCGCCAACAAGATGTCTGACTGGCTCAGCCACATGAAGTTTCTTGTGGTGCCTTTAG GCTCTCACCCCGTGGCCAAACACCTGGGTTCTCTGGACAATCGCTACAGTTCTTCCTTCCTGGACAGCTCATGGAGAGAGTTTTTCAGCCGCCCAGAGCCTCCCCAGACTG CTTCTTCCTCTGCTGACTTCGTGGATGTGGCTGGACGAATTCTACAATACATTAACGGATCTGCAGTTACGCATCAGCTCCCCATTGCTGAGGCCATGCTGACCTGCAAACATAAGAC GCAAGAAGAAGATTCCTACCAAAGTTTTGTTCCTTTTGTGGGT GTGGTTAAGGTGGGATTGGTAGAGCCCAGCCCAGGATCTTCag GTGGAGATTGTGAGGAAGGTTTGGCTTTGAGCTTGGCAGTTCCCTCAACGTCTCCACCTGCTCATGGATCTCCCACTGGGATGATGAAAGATTCTGCAACGCCTCCTCCATCACCTTCACTAAGTGGCGGACTGGCTGCTCTAGG GAGCCCCAGCATGGACGCAATTGGGCTGCAGGTGGATTACTGGGTATCTTCAGGGGTTGAGAAGCGCAAAGACGGAGAGCGGAGAGACAATAAGATCACTTTGAAGTGTGCGTTCAGATCCTTGCAGGTTAGCCGACTGCCCGGATCCGGCTCCATTGAGCTCCAGACTGGCTCTAACACCATGTCCATGACTGTGGTGACCAAGGAGAAGAACAAGAAAG TCCCGACCATCTTTCTAGGGAAGAAGccgaaagagagagacacagagTCAAAGAGTCAGATCATTGAAGGCATCACCAGACTCATCTGCTCTGCAAAGAATCAACAAACCAGTCTAAGAG TGTCTGTAGATGGGATGGAGTGGAATGATGTGAAGTTCTTCCAGCTGGCGTCTCAGTGGCCCACTCATGTGAAGTACTTTCCTGTGGGGCTGTTTGGGTACAACAAACCATCTTCCTAG
- the pacs1a gene encoding phosphofurin acidic cluster sorting protein 1a isoform X4: MSERGGLQQRAGAPSPHLQHLKTVTISSGRPVQMNLFATWEIDSSSPSCVPRLLSLTLKKLVILKELDRDLTSVVIAVKLQGSKRILRSNEIMLSSAGLTETDLQLTFSLQYPHFLKRDANKLQIMLQRRKRYKNRTILGYKTLALGMINMAEVMQHPTEGAQVLGLHTTVKDTPVPVAEIRVYSLSSQPIDPEGPKSKLSDRSPDFDNYSEEEEESYSSEQDGSDDPLQGQYLYDDEDELRKKKPRRKLPSTASITRANVGFGLDHVSREQIRDVEEDLDELYDSLEMYNPSDSGPDMEETDSIISTPKPKLRPYFEGMSQSSSQTEFGSLNSRCSHSKDKLNPRGEQTVSGKIQRSPSAQMDDAFSEMDTLELNEVEVIADGTPSITLSVAERPRTPQRSNSTNMPSPRLDGSHTPKQRRGTPMKERQLSKPLSERTNSSDSERSPELSLTPQMPRKIVYDQLNQILLSDSTLPDSLILVNGSDWQGHYVAELLQAQKLPVVCTCSGSEIQAVLSALLTRIQKFCNCNSIMPKPVKVVAIGGQSYLGAVLRFFVSQLANKMSDWLSHMKFLVVPLGSHPVAKHLGSLDNRYSSSFLDSSWREFFSRPEPPQTASSSADFVDVAGRILQYINGSAVTHQLPIAEAMLTCKHKTQEEDSYQSFVPFVGVVKVGLVEPSPGSSGGDCEEGLALSLAVPSTSPPAHGSPTGMMKDSATPPPSPSLSGGLAALGSPSMDAIGLQVDYWVSSGVEKRKDGERRDNKITLKCAFRSLQVSRLPGSGSIELQTGSNTMSMTVVTKEKNKKVPTIFLGKKPKERDTESKSQIIEGITRLICSAKNQQTSLRVSVDGMEWNDVKFFQLASQWPTHVKYFPVGLFGYNKPSS, translated from the exons ATGTCGGAGCGTGGAGGGCTTCAGCAGCGAGCGGGAGCTCCGTCTCCCCACCTGCAGCATCTCAAGACGGTCACGATTTCTTCGGGTCGCCCGGTTCAGATGAACCTGTTCGCGACATGGGAGATTGACAGCTCCTCTCCCAGCTGTGTGCCCAG ACTTCTCAGTCTAACTCTTAAAAAATTAGTGATTTTGAAGGAGCTGGACAGGGATCTCACATCGGTGGTCATCGCAGTTAAActtcag GGCTCAAAACGCATTTTGCGGTCAAATGAAATCATGCTATCCTCTGCTGGCCTTACAGAGACTGATCTTCAGCTGACCTTCTCTcttcag TACCCACACTTTTTGAAGAGAGATGCCAACAAGCTTCAGATTATGCTCCAGAGACGCAAGAGGTACAAGAATCGCACTATACTGGGCTACAAGACCCTTGCACTAGGAATGATAAATATGGCTGAG GTGATGCAGCACCCTACAGAAGGTGCTCAGGTGTTGGGCTTGCACACAACGGTGAAGGACACACCGGTGCCCGTTGCTGAGATCAGGGTCTATTCTCTCTCCAGTCAGCCCATCGACCCAGAGGGACCAAAGTCCAAGCTATCCG ATCGTTCACCAGACTTTGATAATTACtctgaggaggaagaggaaagcTATTCATCAGAGCAGGATGGCAGTGATGATCCTCTACAGGGGCAG TACCTCTATGACGACGAGGATGAACTGAGGAAAAAGAAACCTCGTCGTAAGCTCCCTTCCACAGCATCCATCACCAGAGCTAAC GTGGGGTTCGGTTTGGATCATGTGTCCCGAGAGCAGATCCGGGATGTGGAAGAGGACCTGGATGAGCTCTATGACAGTCTTGAAATGTACAACCCCAGTGACAGCGGCCCAGACATGGAGGAGACGGACAGTATTATCAGCACCCCCAAACCCAAACTCCG gCCATATTTTGAAGGCATGTCACAGTCCAGCTCTCAGACGGAGTTTGGTAGCTTGAATAGTAGATGCAGCCACAGCAAAGACAAGCTGAATCCT AGGGGCGAGCAGACTGTATCTGGTAAAATCCAGCGTTCCCCCAGTGCGCAGATGGATGATGCTTTCTCAGAAATGGACACACTG GAACTCAATGAAGTGGAGGTGATAGCCGACGGGACCCCTAGCATCACTTTATCAGTGGCGGAGAGGCCCCGGACCCCACAGAGGAGCAATAGCACTAACATGCCATCTCCCAG GCTGGATGGCAGTCATACCCCCAAACAGAGGCGAGGGACCCCTATGAAAGAGAGACAGCTGTCCAAACCGCTCAGCGAACGCACCAACAGCTCAGACAGTGAGAGATCTCCCGAGCTCAGCCTCACCCCTCAG ATGCCAAGGAAGATAGTATACGACCAGCTCAACCAGATTCTGCTGTCTGACAGCACCCTTCCTGACAGCCTTATCTTGGTGAACGGCAGCGATTGGCAAGGACAC TATGTGGCTGAGCTGCTGCAGGCCCAGAAGCTGCCAGTGGTGTGCACCTGTTCAGGATCAGAAATCCAGGCCGTCCTTTCTGCCCTGCTCACACGCATACAGAAATT CTGCAACTGTAACTCCATCATGCCCAAACCGGTGAAGGTTGTGGCGATTGGAGGTCAGAGCTACTTAGGAGCCGTTTTGAGATTCTTTGTCTCTCAGCTCGCCAACAAGATGTCTGACTGGCTCAGCCACATGAAGTTTCTTGTGGTGCCTTTAG GCTCTCACCCCGTGGCCAAACACCTGGGTTCTCTGGACAATCGCTACAGTTCTTCCTTCCTGGACAGCTCATGGAGAGAGTTTTTCAGCCGCCCAGAGCCTCCCCAGACTG CTTCTTCCTCTGCTGACTTCGTGGATGTGGCTGGACGAATTCTACAATACATTAACGGATCTGCAGTTACGCATCAGCTCCCCATTGCTGAGGCCATGCTGACCTGCAAACATAAGAC GCAAGAAGAAGATTCCTACCAAAGTTTTGTTCCTTTTGTGGGT GTGGTTAAGGTGGGATTGGTAGAGCCCAGCCCAGGATCTTCag GTGGAGATTGTGAGGAAGGTTTGGCTTTGAGCTTGGCAGTTCCCTCAACGTCTCCACCTGCTCATGGATCTCCCACTGGGATGATGAAAGATTCTGCAACGCCTCCTCCATCACCTTCACTAAGTGGCGGACTGGCTGCTCTAGG GAGCCCCAGCATGGACGCAATTGGGCTGCAGGTGGATTACTGGGTATCTTCAGGGGTTGAGAAGCGCAAAGACGGAGAGCGGAGAGACAATAAGATCACTTTGAAGTGTGCGTTCAGATCCTTGCAGGTTAGCCGACTGCCCGGATCCGGCTCCATTGAGCTCCAGACTGGCTCTAACACCATGTCCATGACTGTGGTGACCAAGGAGAAGAACAAGAAAG TCCCGACCATCTTTCTAGGGAAGAAGccgaaagagagagacacagagTCAAAGAGTCAGATCATTGAAGGCATCACCAGACTCATCTGCTCTGCAAAGAATCAACAAACCAGTCTAAGAG TGTCTGTAGATGGGATGGAGTGGAATGATGTGAAGTTCTTCCAGCTGGCGTCTCAGTGGCCCACTCATGTGAAGTACTTTCCTGTGGGGCTGTTTGGGTACAACAAACCATCTTCCTAG
- the pacs1a gene encoding phosphofurin acidic cluster sorting protein 1a isoform X2, with the protein MSERGGLQQRAGAPSPHLQHLKTVTISSGRPVQMNLFATWEIDSSSPSCVPRLLSLTLKKLVILKELDRDLTSVVIAVKLQGSKRILRSNEIMLSSAGLTETDLQLTFSLQYPHFLKRDANKLQIMLQRRKRYKNRTILGYKTLALGMINMAEVMQHPTEGAQVLGLHTTVKDTPVPVAEIRVYSLSSQPIDPEGPKSKLSDRSPDFDNYSEEEEESYSSEQDGSDDPLQGQYLYDDEDELRKKKPRRKLPSTASITRANQPNIKQKLMALVKWFKVSDEVGFGLDHVSREQIRDVEEDLDELYDSLEMYNPSDSGPDMEETDSIISTPKPKLRPYFEGMSQSSSQTEFGSLNSRCSHSKDKLNPRGEQTVSGKIQRSPSAQMDDAFSEMDTLELNEVEVIADGTPSITLSVAERPRTPQRSNSTNMPSPRLDGSHTPKQRRGTPMKERQLSKPLSERTNSSDSERSPELSLTPQMPRKIVYDQLNQILLSDSTLPDSLILVNGSDWQGHYVAELLQAQKLPVVCTCSGSEIQAVLSALLTRIQKFCNCNSIMPKPVKVVAIGGQSYLGAVLRFFVSQLANKMSDWLSHMKFLVVPLGSHPVAKHLGSLDNRYSSSFLDSSWREFFSRPEPPQTASSSADFVDVAGRILQYINGSAVTHQLPIAEAMLTCKHKTQEEDSYQSFVPFVGVVKVGLVEPSPGSSGGDCEEGLALSLAVPSTSPPAHGSPTGMMKDSATPPPSPSLSGGLAALGSPSMDAIGLQVDYWVSSGVEKRKDGERRDNKITLKCAFRSLQVSRLPGSGSIELQTGSNTMSMTVVTKEKNKKVPTIFLGKKPKERDTESKSQIIEGITRLICSAKNQQTSLRVSVDGMEWNDVKFFQLASQWPTHVKYFPVGLFGYNKPSS; encoded by the exons ATGTCGGAGCGTGGAGGGCTTCAGCAGCGAGCGGGAGCTCCGTCTCCCCACCTGCAGCATCTCAAGACGGTCACGATTTCTTCGGGTCGCCCGGTTCAGATGAACCTGTTCGCGACATGGGAGATTGACAGCTCCTCTCCCAGCTGTGTGCCCAG ACTTCTCAGTCTAACTCTTAAAAAATTAGTGATTTTGAAGGAGCTGGACAGGGATCTCACATCGGTGGTCATCGCAGTTAAActtcag GGCTCAAAACGCATTTTGCGGTCAAATGAAATCATGCTATCCTCTGCTGGCCTTACAGAGACTGATCTTCAGCTGACCTTCTCTcttcag TACCCACACTTTTTGAAGAGAGATGCCAACAAGCTTCAGATTATGCTCCAGAGACGCAAGAGGTACAAGAATCGCACTATACTGGGCTACAAGACCCTTGCACTAGGAATGATAAATATGGCTGAG GTGATGCAGCACCCTACAGAAGGTGCTCAGGTGTTGGGCTTGCACACAACGGTGAAGGACACACCGGTGCCCGTTGCTGAGATCAGGGTCTATTCTCTCTCCAGTCAGCCCATCGACCCAGAGGGACCAAAGTCCAAGCTATCCG ATCGTTCACCAGACTTTGATAATTACtctgaggaggaagaggaaagcTATTCATCAGAGCAGGATGGCAGTGATGATCCTCTACAGGGGCAG TACCTCTATGACGACGAGGATGAACTGAGGAAAAAGAAACCTCGTCGTAAGCTCCCTTCCACAGCATCCATCACCAGAGCTAAC CAACCCAACATCAAACAGAAGCTTATGGCATTGGTGAAATGGTTTAAAGTGTCTGATGAG GTGGGGTTCGGTTTGGATCATGTGTCCCGAGAGCAGATCCGGGATGTGGAAGAGGACCTGGATGAGCTCTATGACAGTCTTGAAATGTACAACCCCAGTGACAGCGGCCCAGACATGGAGGAGACGGACAGTATTATCAGCACCCCCAAACCCAAACTCCG gCCATATTTTGAAGGCATGTCACAGTCCAGCTCTCAGACGGAGTTTGGTAGCTTGAATAGTAGATGCAGCCACAGCAAAGACAAGCTGAATCCT AGGGGCGAGCAGACTGTATCTGGTAAAATCCAGCGTTCCCCCAGTGCGCAGATGGATGATGCTTTCTCAGAAATGGACACACTG GAACTCAATGAAGTGGAGGTGATAGCCGACGGGACCCCTAGCATCACTTTATCAGTGGCGGAGAGGCCCCGGACCCCACAGAGGAGCAATAGCACTAACATGCCATCTCCCAG GCTGGATGGCAGTCATACCCCCAAACAGAGGCGAGGGACCCCTATGAAAGAGAGACAGCTGTCCAAACCGCTCAGCGAACGCACCAACAGCTCAGACAGTGAGAGATCTCCCGAGCTCAGCCTCACCCCTCAG ATGCCAAGGAAGATAGTATACGACCAGCTCAACCAGATTCTGCTGTCTGACAGCACCCTTCCTGACAGCCTTATCTTGGTGAACGGCAGCGATTGGCAAGGACAC TATGTGGCTGAGCTGCTGCAGGCCCAGAAGCTGCCAGTGGTGTGCACCTGTTCAGGATCAGAAATCCAGGCCGTCCTTTCTGCCCTGCTCACACGCATACAGAAATT CTGCAACTGTAACTCCATCATGCCCAAACCGGTGAAGGTTGTGGCGATTGGAGGTCAGAGCTACTTAGGAGCCGTTTTGAGATTCTTTGTCTCTCAGCTCGCCAACAAGATGTCTGACTGGCTCAGCCACATGAAGTTTCTTGTGGTGCCTTTAG GCTCTCACCCCGTGGCCAAACACCTGGGTTCTCTGGACAATCGCTACAGTTCTTCCTTCCTGGACAGCTCATGGAGAGAGTTTTTCAGCCGCCCAGAGCCTCCCCAGACTG CTTCTTCCTCTGCTGACTTCGTGGATGTGGCTGGACGAATTCTACAATACATTAACGGATCTGCAGTTACGCATCAGCTCCCCATTGCTGAGGCCATGCTGACCTGCAAACATAAGAC GCAAGAAGAAGATTCCTACCAAAGTTTTGTTCCTTTTGTGGGT GTGGTTAAGGTGGGATTGGTAGAGCCCAGCCCAGGATCTTCag GTGGAGATTGTGAGGAAGGTTTGGCTTTGAGCTTGGCAGTTCCCTCAACGTCTCCACCTGCTCATGGATCTCCCACTGGGATGATGAAAGATTCTGCAACGCCTCCTCCATCACCTTCACTAAGTGGCGGACTGGCTGCTCTAGG GAGCCCCAGCATGGACGCAATTGGGCTGCAGGTGGATTACTGGGTATCTTCAGGGGTTGAGAAGCGCAAAGACGGAGAGCGGAGAGACAATAAGATCACTTTGAAGTGTGCGTTCAGATCCTTGCAGGTTAGCCGACTGCCCGGATCCGGCTCCATTGAGCTCCAGACTGGCTCTAACACCATGTCCATGACTGTGGTGACCAAGGAGAAGAACAAGAAAG TCCCGACCATCTTTCTAGGGAAGAAGccgaaagagagagacacagagTCAAAGAGTCAGATCATTGAAGGCATCACCAGACTCATCTGCTCTGCAAAGAATCAACAAACCAGTCTAAGAG TGTCTGTAGATGGGATGGAGTGGAATGATGTGAAGTTCTTCCAGCTGGCGTCTCAGTGGCCCACTCATGTGAAGTACTTTCCTGTGGGGCTGTTTGGGTACAACAAACCATCTTCCTAG
- the pacs1a gene encoding phosphofurin acidic cluster sorting protein 1a isoform X3 has protein sequence MSERGGLQQRAGAPSPHLQHLKTVTISSGRPVQMNLFATWEIDSSSPSCVPRLLSLTLKKLVILKELDRDLTSVVIAVKLQGSKRILRSNEIMLSSAGLTETDLQLTFSLQYPHFLKRDANKLQIMLQRRKRYKNRTILGYKTLALGMINMAEVMQHPTEGAQVLGLHTTVKDTPVPVAEIRVYSLSSQPIDPEGPKSKLSDRSPDFDNYSEEEEESYSSEQDGSDDPLQGQYLYDDEDELRKKKPRRKLPSTASITRANVSDVGFGLDHVSREQIRDVEEDLDELYDSLEMYNPSDSGPDMEETDSIISTPKPKLRPYFEGMSQSSSQTEFGSLNSRCSHSKDKLNPRGEQTVSGKIQRSPSAQMDDAFSEMDTLELNEVEVIADGTPSITLSVAERPRTPQRSNSTNMPSPRLDGSHTPKQRRGTPMKERQLSKPLSERTNSSDSERSPELSLTPQMPRKIVYDQLNQILLSDSTLPDSLILVNGSDWQGHYVAELLQAQKLPVVCTCSGSEIQAVLSALLTRIQKFCNCNSIMPKPVKVVAIGGQSYLGAVLRFFVSQLANKMSDWLSHMKFLVVPLGSHPVAKHLGSLDNRYSSSFLDSSWREFFSRPEPPQTASSSADFVDVAGRILQYINGSAVTHQLPIAEAMLTCKHKTQEEDSYQSFVPFVGVVKVGLVEPSPGSSGGDCEEGLALSLAVPSTSPPAHGSPTGMMKDSATPPPSPSLSGGLAALGSPSMDAIGLQVDYWVSSGVEKRKDGERRDNKITLKCAFRSLQVSRLPGSGSIELQTGSNTMSMTVVTKEKNKKVPTIFLGKKPKERDTESKSQIIEGITRLICSAKNQQTSLRVSVDGMEWNDVKFFQLASQWPTHVKYFPVGLFGYNKPSS, from the exons ATGTCGGAGCGTGGAGGGCTTCAGCAGCGAGCGGGAGCTCCGTCTCCCCACCTGCAGCATCTCAAGACGGTCACGATTTCTTCGGGTCGCCCGGTTCAGATGAACCTGTTCGCGACATGGGAGATTGACAGCTCCTCTCCCAGCTGTGTGCCCAG ACTTCTCAGTCTAACTCTTAAAAAATTAGTGATTTTGAAGGAGCTGGACAGGGATCTCACATCGGTGGTCATCGCAGTTAAActtcag GGCTCAAAACGCATTTTGCGGTCAAATGAAATCATGCTATCCTCTGCTGGCCTTACAGAGACTGATCTTCAGCTGACCTTCTCTcttcag TACCCACACTTTTTGAAGAGAGATGCCAACAAGCTTCAGATTATGCTCCAGAGACGCAAGAGGTACAAGAATCGCACTATACTGGGCTACAAGACCCTTGCACTAGGAATGATAAATATGGCTGAG GTGATGCAGCACCCTACAGAAGGTGCTCAGGTGTTGGGCTTGCACACAACGGTGAAGGACACACCGGTGCCCGTTGCTGAGATCAGGGTCTATTCTCTCTCCAGTCAGCCCATCGACCCAGAGGGACCAAAGTCCAAGCTATCCG ATCGTTCACCAGACTTTGATAATTACtctgaggaggaagaggaaagcTATTCATCAGAGCAGGATGGCAGTGATGATCCTCTACAGGGGCAG TACCTCTATGACGACGAGGATGAACTGAGGAAAAAGAAACCTCGTCGTAAGCTCCCTTCCACAGCATCCATCACCAGAGCTAACGTAAGTGAC GTGGGGTTCGGTTTGGATCATGTGTCCCGAGAGCAGATCCGGGATGTGGAAGAGGACCTGGATGAGCTCTATGACAGTCTTGAAATGTACAACCCCAGTGACAGCGGCCCAGACATGGAGGAGACGGACAGTATTATCAGCACCCCCAAACCCAAACTCCG gCCATATTTTGAAGGCATGTCACAGTCCAGCTCTCAGACGGAGTTTGGTAGCTTGAATAGTAGATGCAGCCACAGCAAAGACAAGCTGAATCCT AGGGGCGAGCAGACTGTATCTGGTAAAATCCAGCGTTCCCCCAGTGCGCAGATGGATGATGCTTTCTCAGAAATGGACACACTG GAACTCAATGAAGTGGAGGTGATAGCCGACGGGACCCCTAGCATCACTTTATCAGTGGCGGAGAGGCCCCGGACCCCACAGAGGAGCAATAGCACTAACATGCCATCTCCCAG GCTGGATGGCAGTCATACCCCCAAACAGAGGCGAGGGACCCCTATGAAAGAGAGACAGCTGTCCAAACCGCTCAGCGAACGCACCAACAGCTCAGACAGTGAGAGATCTCCCGAGCTCAGCCTCACCCCTCAG ATGCCAAGGAAGATAGTATACGACCAGCTCAACCAGATTCTGCTGTCTGACAGCACCCTTCCTGACAGCCTTATCTTGGTGAACGGCAGCGATTGGCAAGGACAC TATGTGGCTGAGCTGCTGCAGGCCCAGAAGCTGCCAGTGGTGTGCACCTGTTCAGGATCAGAAATCCAGGCCGTCCTTTCTGCCCTGCTCACACGCATACAGAAATT CTGCAACTGTAACTCCATCATGCCCAAACCGGTGAAGGTTGTGGCGATTGGAGGTCAGAGCTACTTAGGAGCCGTTTTGAGATTCTTTGTCTCTCAGCTCGCCAACAAGATGTCTGACTGGCTCAGCCACATGAAGTTTCTTGTGGTGCCTTTAG GCTCTCACCCCGTGGCCAAACACCTGGGTTCTCTGGACAATCGCTACAGTTCTTCCTTCCTGGACAGCTCATGGAGAGAGTTTTTCAGCCGCCCAGAGCCTCCCCAGACTG CTTCTTCCTCTGCTGACTTCGTGGATGTGGCTGGACGAATTCTACAATACATTAACGGATCTGCAGTTACGCATCAGCTCCCCATTGCTGAGGCCATGCTGACCTGCAAACATAAGAC GCAAGAAGAAGATTCCTACCAAAGTTTTGTTCCTTTTGTGGGT GTGGTTAAGGTGGGATTGGTAGAGCCCAGCCCAGGATCTTCag GTGGAGATTGTGAGGAAGGTTTGGCTTTGAGCTTGGCAGTTCCCTCAACGTCTCCACCTGCTCATGGATCTCCCACTGGGATGATGAAAGATTCTGCAACGCCTCCTCCATCACCTTCACTAAGTGGCGGACTGGCTGCTCTAGG GAGCCCCAGCATGGACGCAATTGGGCTGCAGGTGGATTACTGGGTATCTTCAGGGGTTGAGAAGCGCAAAGACGGAGAGCGGAGAGACAATAAGATCACTTTGAAGTGTGCGTTCAGATCCTTGCAGGTTAGCCGACTGCCCGGATCCGGCTCCATTGAGCTCCAGACTGGCTCTAACACCATGTCCATGACTGTGGTGACCAAGGAGAAGAACAAGAAAG TCCCGACCATCTTTCTAGGGAAGAAGccgaaagagagagacacagagTCAAAGAGTCAGATCATTGAAGGCATCACCAGACTCATCTGCTCTGCAAAGAATCAACAAACCAGTCTAAGAG TGTCTGTAGATGGGATGGAGTGGAATGATGTGAAGTTCTTCCAGCTGGCGTCTCAGTGGCCCACTCATGTGAAGTACTTTCCTGTGGGGCTGTTTGGGTACAACAAACCATCTTCCTAG